CTGGACACGTACCTATACAACCTGGAGACCATCTTTCGGCGAGTCAAGTCCGAGACGAAGGCGCGCCTGGTCTGGGCCACCACTACGCCGGTGCACGAGGCGAAGCACAACGGCGCGCACGAGGAGGTGGGCGACTTCGAGCGCTACAACGTCGATCTCCAGCAGTACAACACCGCCGCCCGCGCTCTCGCCGAGAAGATGGACGTGGAGATAAACGACCTCTACCAGCTTGTCACGGACAACAACCCGAACCGGATACAGATGTACGACGGAGTCCACTTCAAGGACGAAGGCAACGCCATCCTTTCGAAGCGGGTCGCGGACATCATCAAGGGCGGCTGGAAGTGGAGGTGGTAGGCAATGGCGAAATCTGCCGTTGAGCTTAACGGCGTTACCTATCGGATGCCGACCAGGCCGGTCATGGTCGTGTGCATCGACGGCGGAGATCCCTCTTATATCCAGCACGGCTTGAAGCGGGGCTTCCTGCCGAATATCGCGGCGTTCGCTGCCAAAGGTTTCTCCGTCGTGGCAGAAGGCGCCATGCCTAGCCTGACCAACCCCAACAACATGTCCATAGTGACAGGTCGCCCCCCATCTGTGCACGGCATCTCCGGGAATTACTTCCTCGACCCTGCCACCGGCGCAGAGGTCATGATGAACGACCCGTCTTTCCTGCGCGCTGAGACCATCCTTTCCCGCTTCTCCCAGTCCGGAGCGAAGGTGGTGTCGATCACCGCGAAGGACAAGCTCCGCCAGATGCTGGGCAAGGGGCTGGACTTTGGGAACGGCTGCATCAATTTCTCGGCCGAGAAGGCGGACAGGGCGACGAAGGCGGAAAACGGGATCGATGACGTGCTCCGGTTCGTTGGTCTGCCGCTTGCGGACGTGTACTCCGCCGATCTATCCCACTTTGTCCTTGAAGCTGGCGTGAAAATCCTCGAGAAACACAGGCCGGAGATCATGTACCTGTCGCTCACGGACTATATCCAGCACAAGTACGCGCCGGGGACGCCGGAAGCCGACGACTTTTTCGCTAAGCTGGACCACGCCTTCGGCCGGCTGGCGGGGCTCGGCGCGGTGGTGGCGATCACTGCGGATCACGGGATGAGCGATAAGTCGAAGCCTGAAGGCTCCCCGAACGTGCTGTACCTGCAGGACGCGTTGGACGCCGAATTCGGGCCGGGCCGCACCCGGGTAATCCTGCCGATCACCGACCCTTACGTTGTGCACCATGGCGCGCTGGGCGGCTTTAGCCGCGTCTATTGCGGTGTGGGAGTCCGCCCGCGGGACGTCCAGGCG
The nucleotide sequence above comes from SAR202 cluster bacterium. Encoded proteins:
- the phnA gene encoding phosphonoacetate hydrolase, whose translation is MAKSAVELNGVTYRMPTRPVMVVCIDGGDPSYIQHGLKRGFLPNIAAFAAKGFSVVAEGAMPSLTNPNNMSIVTGRPPSVHGISGNYFLDPATGAEVMMNDPSFLRAETILSRFSQSGAKVVSITAKDKLRQMLGKGLDFGNGCINFSAEKADRATKAENGIDDVLRFVGLPLADVYSADLSHFVLEAGVKILEKHRPEIMYLSLTDYIQHKYAPGTPEADDFFAKLDHAFGRLAGLGAVVAITADHGMSDKSKPEGSPNVLYLQDALDAEFGPGRTRVILPITDPYVVHHGALGGFSRVYCGVGVRPRDVQAFARSLPGVEAVYDKKTACRTFEQPADREGDVVVISNANAAIGSSQAKHDLSGLKGHRLRSHGGLAERRVPVILSSPLSAAYRQRAAAGVRSYEIFDYAINGT